The Thermococcus sp. EP1 region TTAAGAAATGATTCAAACACAAAAAAGTGTTTGAAAGAGATTTTTTGTGTTTATACCGTTAAGAGGGTTGTAACGCCATGAAACTTAACAGCGAAGCAAGAGCAATATACAAGAGTATTAGAGAGGAGATAAAGAAAAGAATCCAGCTAAAGGAGAGCTTAGCCTATCTTGACGACTTTACGCTAACTAATGACAAAGAAGAAATCTTAAAGCGCCAAAATTACTTAAAGGAAAGCCTCTCAAAGATCCAACCAGGGCTTAAGGAACTCCTCGCTCGAATAAAGCCTATTCGGTTTAAAAAAGATTATCTCCACGATAGACTTCTAGTTGTGGATGAAACAGAATTTGAAAAAGCAAAAAACCTAGAAATTTGTGATGTTGCTTTAGAACCCGAGGATGGTTACGACTTGATATTAAGTACTATAGGGTATGGAATTGATGTGGGGATTTCAATAAGTGAAATCGCCCCTGAACTTTATATTTTGCCCTTATGGGAAAACAGAGAAACTTTAAATGCATTATCTAATATAAAAGCACTTTTAGGAGAAAAAAGCGTTGCAAATGAGATTTTGATAAAACTAAAAGAATTAACACCCACTATGAAGAAGAAAGAACTCTTGATAAACTTGGATGAGATAATAAGAGAAGAAGAAAATAACCTTAACACCCGGATTGAAGAACGTCTAAAAGAATTTAGCCTAACCCTCAGTGGGAAAGAGTTGTTAGAATTCCTGAAAAGGCTAAAAGAAGGCAATTATGAAACTATCTTCTCCCACTTTTCCCAGATAGAAGATGACATTCTCAGAGAAATAAGAAAAAGTGAAGAGAAGCTAAATAAGTTACTGGGAATCGATGTTGAACTGTTCTCAAGGGAAACTCTATATCCTGTTGAAGTCCCTAGTGATGCTATTGAACTCCTAAGACATGAACTTGAAAGGGAAATAAAGCTTGAAATATATCTCAAAAGTCGTGAAATTCTGAAGAAAATAAGACCACTAATACCAAAATTAAGAGAAGAACTAAAAAAAGCATATGAACTTGAATTTTTAAGGGCCGTTAAAGAGTTTACTCAGGGGTTCACTTTTCCAACGATAGCCGAAGGAGGTATTGGATTCATAAACGGGAAACATCTGTTTATCAAAAACCCTCAACCTGTAAGCTATATCATTGGAGACGTTATTGAGCTAGATGACACTAATGGAGAGAGGGTTATAATTTTAACTGGAGCAAACAGTGGTGGAAAGACTTCACTCCTTGAGTTGATCGCCCAAGTGACTATTCTAACCCATATGGGTCTTCCTGTAAACGCTGAAAAGGCCTGGATAGAAGTACTAGATGAACTGTTCTTCTTCAGAAGAAAACGTTCCTCATATGGTGCCGGAACATTTGAAACAGTCTTGAAAAGTTTTGCACGCTCTCTTATACGAGAAGGTAAAAAACTTATTCTCATCGATGAATTTGAGGCTATAACCGAACCGGGAGCAGCAGTAAAAATAATTGGAGAACTTTTGAAGATAGGCTACGAAAAGAGTTTTTATATCGTGATTGTATCCCATCTAGGTGAGGACCTGAAATCTATGCTTCCCTTTGCGCGTGTTGATGGCATAGAAGCAAAAGGCCTCGATGAAAATCTCAACCTAATAGTAGACAGACAGCCAAAGTTTGGAATCCTAGGAAAGAGCACGCCAGAATTAATTGTGGAAAAACTATATCATACTAAAAGAGGACAGGAAAAAGAAATTTTTAGGAGAATTTTAAAAGCTTTCAAGGAATAATGTTGAAGTTAGAGGTTTTTAGAAAAGTATAAGCCTCCTTGAGTTCAGGTCTTTCTTTGAGAAAGCGCAGAATATACTGGCCACAATTCGAGCCTATCAAGTTTTCTCTTGTATCACCCACTGAAATTATGATGTCATATCCCAACTTTCTGAGGTTCTCTACGAATTCCTTGTGCTTTATTGGAAGGCCAGTTTCTAGATCAACGTCATTAGTGAGGGAGTTTTTCATCACGCTGACTGTTGGATTGAGCGGTGTTATCTTAATGAGGAAATATTCCTTCGGGAAATATTCTGCAATTATTCTAGCATCTACCTCATTCTCTCTTGCGAGTGCAAAGTTTAGTGTTATCTTTTTACCTCCTTCATCATAAAACGCCTTTCCATACTCAGCTATCTTTTCAAACCCCCATTTTCTTACTGGAATTATTTTATCCCTCTGCTCTGGGTTAGTAGAATGTATTGAGAACTGTAGCTGGAAGTTATCCTTAAAAAGCTCTTTTTTAAGCTCTAGTAGAGCGTCAAAGAATTTGTCTGTACCTATTGGAGCTATAGTAGAAATAGAGGGATAAAAGTTCTCATAATGCTCACCTAAATACCTCAATGCCTCAATAACAGCCATGTTAAAGCTTGGTTCACCCATCCGTGCAAATTGCACCTTGAATCTTCTCGTTTTCGGTTTTCCACCCCAGCGCTTCTCTATTGGATACTCTATTTGCTCAAGTAGCTCATCAAGATCAAGCTTACCCTTATAAAAGAAACCCGCATCACACATCTTGCAACCCACTGGACACCCATTAAGTGATGAGACTATAAGCACCCACTTTTCAGCAGGGTTGGAAGTTGGAACTGATTCAACAAATTCCACTATATTTCCCTTTGAAGTCTTCCCGATGTAAACAACGGCAACATTCGGATCTCCAATTTCACTCAATATTTCCATATTTCTCCCTCCTCCAAATCATCATAGCAGTCTTTATTCCATCAGCAATCGCGAGTGCACTCTGGCGATAAATCCCATTCTTTACATCACCAACTAGGAATAGGTTGTCATCATTAAGCCCCTCAATGAGTTCAACATTAGGAACCCTGCCAATAGCGCCTAAGACCAAATCCACTTTAAAATCACCAACGTCGGTTTTAGCTAAAAGTTTTTCTTCTCTTTGGATGTCCAATACTTGACCCATGAAAGTCTTGATATTCCCTCGTTTTGCAACAAGGTTTTGAAGATAAGGTAGAGCTTTAGGTTCGCTCCTCATAAG contains the following coding sequences:
- a CDS encoding radical SAM protein translates to MEILSEIGDPNVAVVYIGKTSKGNIVEFVESVPTSNPAEKWVLIVSSLNGCPVGCKMCDAGFFYKGKLDLDELLEQIEYPIEKRWGGKPKTRRFKVQFARMGEPSFNMAVIEALRYLGEHYENFYPSISTIAPIGTDKFFDALLELKKELFKDNFQLQFSIHSTNPEQRDKIIPVRKWGFEKIAEYGKAFYDEGGKKITLNFALARENEVDARIIAEYFPKEYFLIKITPLNPTVSVMKNSLTNDVDLETGLPIKHKEFVENLRKLGYDIIISVGDTRENLIGSNCGQYILRFLKERPELKEAYTFLKTSNFNIIP
- a CDS encoding DNA mismatch repair protein, translating into MKLNSEARAIYKSIREEIKKRIQLKESLAYLDDFTLTNDKEEILKRQNYLKESLSKIQPGLKELLARIKPIRFKKDYLHDRLLVVDETEFEKAKNLEICDVALEPEDGYDLILSTIGYGIDVGISISEIAPELYILPLWENRETLNALSNIKALLGEKSVANEILIKLKELTPTMKKKELLINLDEIIREEENNLNTRIEERLKEFSLTLSGKELLEFLKRLKEGNYETIFSHFSQIEDDILREIRKSEEKLNKLLGIDVELFSRETLYPVEVPSDAIELLRHELEREIKLEIYLKSREILKKIRPLIPKLREELKKAYELEFLRAVKEFTQGFTFPTIAEGGIGFINGKHLFIKNPQPVSYIIGDVIELDDTNGERVIILTGANSGGKTSLLELIAQVTILTHMGLPVNAEKAWIEVLDELFFFRRKRSSYGAGTFETVLKSFARSLIREGKKLILIDEFEAITEPGAAVKIIGELLKIGYEKSFYIVIVSHLGEDLKSMLPFARVDGIEAKGLDENLNLIVDRQPKFGILGKSTPELIVEKLYHTKRGQEKEIFRRILKAFKE